The following are encoded together in the Primulina tabacum isolate GXHZ01 chromosome 18, ASM2559414v2, whole genome shotgun sequence genome:
- the LOC142533498 gene encoding uncharacterized protein LOC142533498 gives MNFLIWNVRGLRSSESQQRLHAHVKDKRVKILAILEPMIDLDVRFMTRRFGFSRVISNSSGHIWVFFAEDVMVECLFDHTQFLHFRVSATFLPTTVFCSFVYAKCDYIERRQLWNSLHQVKPAQGPWLVGGDFNVVRNSSECLGSSDAGFEGSTFTWTNKTIWKRLDRVFVSVDWGDHFHSIRVEHLIRTVSDHCPLFVSVPVFASGPSSFRFQSMWLRHHGFLQTSVFGDLFAKLAEAEQAVRIAEADCEAAPSDLHWTSLSNCNADLARVTAMEADFWRQKAACRWLEDGERNTKLFHNMVKKKRVANKIFRIWDNGSCITSPELIQQSGATFFQNLLTGDPFVLSCPDFSDFPLVISDLENANIAAPPSLEELISMVHSLDSLDPLGVSGRATLCSPLLFILGAEYLSRGVDRLYRQYPAIRYQSGCDLLLSHLAYADDIIIFANGGTREMNSLMDFSHHYENCSGQLVNAVKSVIILPPRCSGRTRSRLLRITGFGEGCFPIKYLGVPLFRGNRVCSLFDPLVQMVSKKLEGWELKTLSPGSRMTLLRSVLLSVPIYMFQVVQPPLAVMERLENVFNGFLWGSRSLDKKWHWARWSRACLPVSEGGLGFRRLKDIVDSFSIKLWFRFRQAYVSSAGFISPTWRRLLKIRARAESGIRWRIGVGDFAFWDDIWCGDVPLSSQILLRGDRGVRVSHFLSDGAWDFDLLSSVVPPSVAETITLIPIASGEHDSAIWVHSSDGFFSLKSAWELVRLRDQVSDIFTPCWGSWLRPTMSLFLWRFWHQWLPVDDVLQRRGFELASKFQCCEMPETFTHIFIDSPLARSVWHYFGAVFHVRIPLTSDFRLFLSAWKRHPGWTPRGHVKEFLPFIVLWFLWTARNDAKHRHLHISAETVKSQILSYLRLAHAASTVKPMHWRGVLQAARAMGIFVQLRRDRKLTIVRWLRPPFGCFKLNVDGSSRGSPGASTVGGVVRDSSGHVTLAHDVCILVCSEWVAALFLLVLSFGTFMVPGGRLLLVLLGRRISYCRGVCWMSWWIHGVLSKGSSAFYDMFVRLLLHGIEISALLIQMLDIFCSGGIAIYILLCDRHCIVASWPDFLLTSGFGTVDSYQIIFILTDWTLQDDSSGMRAFAWTLRSSRRYHFVFLSMWFIALLLFD, from the exons atgaattttctcatatggaATGTCAGGGGGCTCCGGAGCTCGGAGTCTCAACAAAGGCTACATGCCCACGTTAAAGATAAGAGAGTCAAGATCTTGGCTATTTTGGAAcccatgattgatctggatGTTCGTTTTATGACTCGTCGTTTTGGTTTTTCTCGAGTTATATCGAACTCCTCGGGTCATATCTGGGTTTTCTTTGCTGAGGATGTCATGGTTGAGTGTCTTTTTGATCACACTCAATTCCTTCACTTCCGGGTTTCTGCTACTTTTTTGCCGACCACTGTCTTTTGTTCCTTTGTTTATGCTAAGTGTGACTACATTGAGCGCAGACAGCTTTGGAATTCTTTGCATCAGGTTAAGCCTGCTCAGGGTCCTTGGCTTGTTGGTGGCGACTTTAATGTAGTCAGAAATTCGTCAGAGTGTTTGGGTTCTTCTG atgctggttttgaggggtctacGTTCACGTGGACGaacaagaccatttggaagcgtctTGATCGGGTTTTTGTgtctgttgattggggtgacCATTTTCATTCTATTCGTGTGGAGCACCTCATTCGTACGGTCTCTGACCATTGTCCTCTTTTTGTGTCTGTCCCGGTCTTTGCTAGTGGGCCGAGTTCTTTTCGCTTTCAGAGCATGTGGCTcaggcaccatggttttttgcagacg AGTGTTTTTGGTGATCTTTTTGCCAAACTTGCTGAGGCGGAGCAGGCTGTCCGGATTGCTGAGGCAGATTGCGAGGCTGCTCCTTCGGATTTGCATTGGACTAGTTTGTCCAATTGCAATGCTGATCTTGCTAGGgttaccgccatggaggcggatttttggcggCAAAAAGCCGCTTGTAGGtggttagaggatggtgagaggaacaccaaactcttccaCAATATGGTCAAGAAAAAAAGGGTGGCTAATAAAATCTTTCGTATTTGGGATAATGGCTCTTGCATTACTTCCCCTGAGCTTATTCAGCAGTCTGGGGCCACCTTTTTTCAAAACCTGCTTACTGGGGATCCTTTTGTGCTTTCTTGCCCAGATTTTTCTGATTTCCCCTTGGTGATCTCGGATTTGGAGAACGCAAATATTGCTGCCCCTCCTTCTTTGGAGGAG ttaatatcaatggttcaCTCACTGGATTCTTTGGATCCACTAGGGGTCTCCGGCAGGGCGACCCTTTGTTCTccacttcttttcattttgggggcagAGTACCTTTCGCGTGGTGTTGATCGTCTTTATCGTCAGTATCCTGCGATTAGGTACCAATCTGGTTGTGATCTCCTTCTTTCCCAcctggcctatgctgatgatatcattatttttgccaatggtgggacTCGTGAGATGAACAGTCTCATGGATTTTTCGCATCACTATGAAAACTGCTCGGGGCAGTTGGTGAATGCAGTTAAGAGTGTCAttattttgcctccgaggtgttCTGGTCGTACTCGTTCCCGTCTCCTTCGTATCACTGGGTTTGGGGAGGGTTGTTTTCCTATCAAATACCTCGGAGTTCCTTTGTTTCGTGGGAATAGAGTTTGCTCTCTTTTTGATCCCCTTGTGCAGATGGTGAGTAAGAAGTTGGAGGGTTGGGAGCTTAAAACTCTTTCCCCGGGGAGCCGTATGACTCTCCTTAGGAGTGTCCTCCTTTCGGTTCCCATTTACATGTTCCAGGTAGTCCAGCCACCTCTGGCAGTTATGGAGAGGCTTGAGAATGTTTTCAATGGTTTCCTGTGGGGATCCAGATCCTTGGataagaaatggcattgggcgaGGTGGTCTCGTGCATGTCTTCCTGTCTCTGAAGGGGGTCTTGGATTTCGCAGGCTCAAAGATATtgtggatagcttctccattAAATTATGGTTTCGTTTTCGTCAAG CTTATGTTTCATCTGCTGGgttcatttctcccacttggcgtcGTTTGCTTAAGATTAGGGCTCGTGCTGAATCTGGCATTCGATGGAGAATTGGGGTGGGAGATTTTGCTTTTTGGGATGACATCTGGTGTGGGGATGTTCCCTTGTCTAGTCAGATCCTGCTTAGGGGGGATCGGGGTGTCCGTGTTTCTCACTTTCTTTCAGATGGGGCTTGGGATTTTGACCTCCTCTCTTCAGTTGTCCCACCCTCTGTTGCTGAGACTATTACTCTGATCCCTATTGCATCGGGGGAGCACGATTCGGCTATTTGGGTGCATAGTTCTGACGGTTTTTTTTCGCTGAAATCCGCATGGGAGCTTGTCCGCTTGAGAGACCAAGTTTCTGATATCTTCACTCCTTGCTGGGGCAGTTGGCTGAGGCCTACTATGTCTTTATTCCTCTGgaggttttggcatcaatggCTTCCAGTTGACGATGTGCTCCAGCGTCGTGGTTTCGAGCTGGCGTCTAAATTTCAGTGTTGTGAGATGCCTGAGACATTCACGCACATTTTCATTGATAGCCCTCTTGCCAGGTCTGTATGGCATTACTTTGGGGCTGTTTTTCATGTCCGTATTCCCCTTACCAGTGATTTCAGACTCTTCCTCAGTGCTTGGAAGAGGCATCCGGGGTGGACTCCTAGGGGCCACGTGAAGGAGTTTTTGCCTTTCATTGTTTTatggtttctctggacggctcgTAACGATGCGAAACACCGTCATTTGCACATTTCCGCGGAGACTGTTaagtctcagattttgtcttatttGCGCCTCGCTCACGCTGCGTCTACTGTTAAGCCCATGCACTGGCGGGGTGTTTTGCAGGCTGCGAGGGCTATGGGGATTTTTGTTCAGTTGCGTAGGGATCGTAAACTGACGATTGTTCGTTGGTTGCGGCCGCCGTTCGGGTGTTTTAAATTGAATGtagatgggagttcgagaggtAGTCCTGGGGCCTCTACTGTTGGTGGTGTTGTTCGTGACTCTTCTGGGCATGTG ACACTTGCACATGATGTGTGTATTCTTGTTTGTTCTGAGTGGGTTGCTGCCCTATTTCTTTTGGTGCTTTCCTTTGGCACATTCATGGTTCCTGGAGGGCGTTTACTGCTGGTTCTCCTTGGCCGCCGTATCAGTTATTGTAGAGGTGTTTGCTGGATGTCATGGTGGATTCATGGGGTGCTTTCTAAAGGATCCTCTGCTTTTTATGACATGTTCGTCAGACTCCTACTTCATGGGATCGAGATCTCTGCTCTTTTGATTCAGATGCTAGATATCTTTTGTTCTGGCGGGATTGCGATCTATATATTACTCTGTGATCGCCATTGTATAGTGGCTTCCTGGCCAGATTTTCTTTTGACTAGTGGGTTTGGTACAGTTGACAGCTACCagattatatttatattgacAGATTGGACTCTCCAGGATGATAGCTCCGGGATGAGAGCTTTTGCATGGACTCTGCGATCATCTCGCCGTTATCATTTTGTCTTCCTCAGCATGTGGTTCATAGCGCTTCTCCTTTTTGATTAG